In a single window of the Acidimicrobiia bacterium genome:
- a CDS encoding ABC transporter ATP-binding protein: MTEPNSAAASARGLTKIFGEGETAVTALDNVDVTFEAGRFTAIMGPSGSGKSTLLHCMAGLDRVTEGQVFIGDVDLTDLADKRLTHLRRDKVGFVFQAFNLVPTLNARENITLPMDIAGRKPDADWLAHVIDILSLSDRLSHKPSELSGGQQQRVAAARALASRPEIIFADEPSGNLDSKSGTQLLQFMEQAVEDYGQTIVMVTHDPLAAAHSDRVVFLEDGHIAGDMLDPTAERILDRIKTLEG; the protein is encoded by the coding sequence GTGACAGAACCCAATTCAGCCGCCGCCTCGGCACGCGGCCTAACCAAGATCTTCGGTGAGGGCGAGACGGCCGTCACCGCCCTCGACAACGTAGACGTCACCTTCGAGGCAGGCCGATTCACCGCAATCATGGGGCCATCCGGATCAGGAAAATCAACCCTCCTCCACTGCATGGCCGGACTCGACAGAGTCACTGAGGGGCAGGTCTTCATCGGCGACGTAGACCTCACAGATCTGGCCGACAAACGGCTGACACACCTCCGGCGCGACAAAGTGGGCTTCGTATTCCAGGCGTTCAACCTGGTGCCGACGTTGAACGCTCGTGAAAACATCACCCTCCCGATGGACATCGCCGGCCGTAAGCCGGACGCCGATTGGCTGGCCCACGTAATCGACATCCTCTCTCTCAGCGATCGCCTGTCTCACAAACCGTCAGAACTGTCCGGGGGCCAGCAGCAACGCGTCGCGGCTGCCAGGGCGCTTGCCAGTCGCCCGGAAATCATCTTCGCCGATGAACCCTCCGGCAACCTCGATTCGAAATCCGGAACCCAACTGCTCCAGTTCATGGAACAAGCCGTGGAGGATTACGGACAGACGATCGTGATGGTCACGCACGACCCGCTGGCCGCGGCCCACTCAGACCGCGTTGTCTTCCTCGAGGACGGCCATATTGCCGGCGACATGCTCGACCCGACCGCCGAGCGGATTCTGGATCGCATCAAGACGCTGGAAGGCTGA
- a CDS encoding helix-turn-helix transcriptional regulator — protein MTISVHLDQLLLDHKMTLTELADRVGITVANLSILKTGKARAVRFSTLEAVCRELDCQPGDVLRFSPE, from the coding sequence ATGACAATCTCCGTACATCTCGACCAACTGCTCCTCGATCACAAGATGACACTCACCGAGCTCGCCGATCGAGTCGGCATCACCGTCGCCAATCTCTCGATCCTCAAGACCGGCAAAGCCCGCGCGGTGCGTTTCTCGACTCTCGAGGCAGTCTGTCGCGAACTCGACTGTCAGCCGGGTGATGTCTTGAGATTCTCTCCCGAGTAG
- a CDS encoding DUF2975 domain-containing protein has protein sequence MQTRLPRLLRGFTTFAIALLTVVTVAIVVFATVLIGTDESGSAELAVPIQFKIDSDAYSLTSDGWGDGTIIRASGEANFDDPGIGLAIAAGGTILAGLAAAFIALILMRRIFSTMMVGTPFLPENARRIRWLGYMVIGGALVEQIIEIGLGLLVLNSISSTGLDIDYHFDLNLAAVFVGLIILALAEVFRHGTALQADADLTV, from the coding sequence ATGCAGACAAGACTCCCTCGCCTCTTGCGGGGATTCACCACCTTCGCGATTGCCTTGTTGACCGTCGTGACCGTCGCCATAGTCGTCTTCGCGACGGTCCTCATCGGGACCGATGAGTCCGGATCGGCGGAACTGGCGGTTCCCATTCAATTCAAAATCGACTCCGACGCCTATTCGCTGACCAGCGACGGGTGGGGAGACGGGACGATCATCCGCGCATCCGGAGAGGCCAACTTCGACGACCCGGGAATCGGCCTGGCGATTGCCGCCGGCGGAACGATCCTCGCCGGCCTGGCGGCGGCTTTCATAGCGCTGATACTCATGCGCAGGATCTTCAGCACGATGATGGTCGGCACCCCGTTCCTACCCGAGAACGCTAGACGCATCCGCTGGCTCGGATACATGGTCATAGGAGGCGCACTCGTCGAACAGATAATCGAGATCGGACTCGGTCTGCTGGTGCTCAACAGTATCTCGAGCACAGGGCTCGACATCGACTACCACTTCGATCTCAACCTGGCCGCCGTGTTCGTCGGCTTGATCATCCTCGCCCTGGCTGAGGTCTTCAGGCACGGAACCGCGCTGCAGGCCGACGCTGATCTCACGGTGTAG
- a CDS encoding nitroreductase family deazaflavin-dependent oxidoreductase, with protein MHDKAAKHLSTFHTLLYRATRGRIGRRLLDNDMLLLTTRGHTTGKAHTVPLLYLENGTCPVVIASWGGRPNHPHWYRNLLHTPEAEVRLPDGSFRVIARTASGEERRDWWPRIVAAYAGYEAYQSRTDREIPVVFLERTSNTQDK; from the coding sequence ATGCATGACAAGGCTGCCAAGCATCTCTCCACGTTTCACACCCTCCTCTATCGCGCAACGCGGGGACGGATCGGCCGGCGTCTCCTCGACAACGACATGCTCCTGCTGACCACGCGAGGCCACACGACCGGTAAGGCCCACACGGTGCCGTTGCTGTACCTCGAGAACGGCACCTGCCCGGTCGTGATCGCATCCTGGGGCGGGAGACCCAACCATCCCCACTGGTACCGGAACCTCCTTCACACACCCGAGGCCGAGGTCCGCCTTCCGGATGGCTCCTTTCGGGTGATTGCCAGGACCGCTTCCGGGGAGGAGAGAAGAGACTGGTGGCCGAGGATCGTCGCGGCATACGCTGGATACGAGGCCTACCAATCGCGAACCGATCGTGAGATACCGGTCGTATTCCTGGAACGAACTTCGAACACGCAGGACAAGTAG